gcgagaactaatcactaactagacgtgaatttaaattctttacttgccaatacttgtttagttacccagattaaaggtgaaacaaaatgtatgaaaatggaccttgaggtatcgccttaaataaggAAATTGTTAAGTGTAGGAAATTCCGCTTAAAGACCGTAAAACCCAAgttataaaacaatagttttcCTATTTTGAGTAGGAAAACATGAgtatcatttatttgtttgccTTAAAGCCTAGCtttcctttataataatttgagttCTAATTTGTAGGTAGGTAAaatcaaagtaattaaaaaaataattttattttctacacGATTGTACATTTGAGATAAACTTTTAACACATGTGTCACTGCACATTATCATGCTTTGAAGTATTGACGTATTCGATAACGATTAAAGTAAATCATATTATGGAACATAGGAAAATCTTTGTTACAGTTTAATTTGCATTTAgtatagtgcggattggtagacttcacacaccttcgaaattcctatagagaacttctcagatgtgtaggtttcctcgcgatgttttccttcaccgttaaagcgaacgataaattcacaaagaatacacacatgattctttagaaaagtcagaggtgtgtgcccttgggatttgaacctggggacattcgtctcggcagtccgttccacaaccaactaggctatcgccgcttcgagTACTTATagctatatttatatcatattttacaaaataaataagttcatCGATATTCAATGTTTTTCAAAGTGTTCATTAacctttgataaaataaattattgcgcTTGAATAAAAACAAGGGCAACTCTGATGacgaatataaaacaaagctaAGCATAATTGCATCCTACCTAAgtccttattaattataattaatatctatcGATCTCGGTTACGTCTCTTCATCGCTTTGCTTGAGAAGGAAATTTTTTCGATCCATTTAGTTTATGGAAAGGTTGATAAAAATTGTCAATAAGAGATTTACTTAGATGTAATGATATACGGACTGTGATGACACGTCGAATAACATTTTATCAGCTCATAGTTGCAGCTGATTTGCTTATTTGGTTTAGTTAAGCAGCTTAggaattaagtacttattaaggATAAGAGATTACCTTGCTAAAGTAATAATCCTTAGACATTCCTGTAATCGGGTAGAATATAGCTTTGCCTGCAAAGGTACCGCTACAAGCAATACCgactatatttaacaattttcttcAATATGGTAACGGTACAATAATACCCAGTATTAAGATaagatataacataaatatttgtatttctagaatttttatatcaacaagTTCCTTTTATTCGCACCGATATGTCAGGGTGGTCGGAAAATAGACCGTCGATTCCTGCATCTATAAACGCTTTCATTTCTCCTGCGGCATCACCAAACTCGGAAGGGGAATTACTACTCTGAAATTCTGCAGGCAGGAAAATGTTTTCAGCGCGGAATGTGTACGGATGTATTTTGAGACCTGCTGCGTGGGCATCTTCCACGAATGAAGTAGGAGTAGTAAGTTTATTGTTGGGGTCACGAGGTATTATATAACCCTTGTCAGGACCGGCAGCATAAGCGTATGTAGCGATCTCGCGTAGCCCTTGGGCAGTGGCCATATCGCCATAGGTTAGACCAGTACCAAGAAGTGCCTGGTCGACAGGTTGGGAAGTCTTTGAGCTTCCAAATAATTGTATAAGCCTGATGCCAGTTATATTGCTAAGTTCTTTCAGATTGCTTACTTCAAACGATTGGATGTATATAGGTGCCTCAGGACCACGATATCCGTTCCGGTGAAGTATATCAACCAAGGGTTGTTCCATAGCTAATCCTAAGCGTTGGAAATGACTGGGATGTTTGATTTCAGGATAAATACCGATACGACGCTTGTAACTAACTTCCATGCCTTTGGCTAAATCAATAATTTCTTGCATAGTTGGAACCTCAAAAGCGCCGTTCATCCGTGCGTTGCCAGCTCTTATATTGGGTATACGTTCTATAGCccgtaatgtttttatttcagcaAGAGTAAAGTCTTCAGTGAACCAACCACTGACTGTTTGGCCATCAACAGTTTGTGTGCGATATCTTGATGCAAACTCTGGGTGGTCGGCGACGTCGGTGGTCAGTCCAAGTTCGTTGTCATGTCTTGCGATTATTTGTCCATCTCGTGTCATAACTACGTCTGGCTCTATGTAATCAGATCCCATTGTTATAGCGAGTGCGTAGGCGCCGAGGGTGTGTTCTGGGATGTATCCGCTGGCGCCTCGGTGTGCAATGACGAGCGGCTTGCAGAAGTCAGCGTCGTAGTCGATGTTAGTGCTTCCATTTCGTGTAAGGGTGAATGCCAAAACAGCGCTTATACCTCCCGCACAAACTACTCCCAGCAGTATCCATAATGCAAGCAAACGGTTATTCATTATcctaaaaaaaaaggatttttaaatattaatcgttatttattacaactttGAAACATTAGATATTCAGTTTCATGCCATTAAAGAGTTTTTGGAAGAATCTAATTTAGTACTTATAGcaaacctctcagtagtagaacaGTCCTGTGCCCAACAGAGACTAGAATAgactattatacaatataagaaAGGACTGGGCTAGTATTTATaatgaaagtaattttattattcataagtacattttgcaaaaaatatatttattgtttatttacgtaAGTCAGGATTTCTGGTGGTATAGCTTCTATGAAAAACTAAGGACCTTAAACTATctacaagaataaaataaaaacgtgacttacaaatatgtatttacctTATATAAAAGTGGCGTATGAAATCTGTGAGCTTGGAcactttaaaatgaataaataaaataaacccaCTATTTATATAACACGTTTAAGTATATACTTTTTCAGCGGTATTTGTTAAACATAGAAAAGCCACTTTATTTGCGagtataaaaatacttgaattagttggtattttttaaaataattaccacATAGGTAATGTTAATAAGACTGTTACAAACGTCAACTTCAAATACTATTTAACTCCATAATAATAGGATTCAGAGAGCATCCGTAATTGTATAGCTTAGGGAAATAATATATGCGGATTATGCGTGATAAgatttagttatgttttgttATCTGAATATTAATGTGACTATCACTTAAAGGGTGTGATCAGATGTGGTACATAACGCTTTCACGACTTGCCTTATTTTATAGGATACTACACACTTCACGCTATTTTGGAAAATGCTACGGGTTCATAGTGTAGATGTGTACCTATACACAAGTTGAGCGTACAAAGTGTCTTTGCAAATATTGCCTATGAACTATAGGTAAACTATAGggctttaaaaattacatatggATTTAGAagcttatgttttatttacttaattataaaaagggATTTCCTTTTAAGaaacgtattaaaatattttttgcttcttaTTAACTTTACTGATTAGTGGTCCGTCAATTAATCTGAACACCTGAATGAATATCATTCTGTCTCCGTCATAATTTTACGCTCCTAAGAAAACAGTAGTATTTATATTAaccttattttaattagtagATACGCCTTTGTATTATTCCTTAGTTCTTATAGACATTATTACCAGCAAATGGGACTGTCAATGATATATTGCCGCATGGCATTGCATTGTCACCATCAATAAGACATTGCAATATTAAATTAGGTCTCATTATGTCCCGTCATCAAGATATGCTCCCACAAAGTCCTTTTCCTGAACCAAACCGCATCAGTGGTAGCCCACCGCTGCCTAGCGGCAAAAATAATCATAGCAGCGGTAGCTCTGTCCAGACCTACTAGCAGATAGTACACCTAGCACTCAGACACATCATATTATTCTGCACCTGTATAGATATATAGAGCATATATGTTGTGTGAATGTATTTAAACGGCACGTGCTATGAACGTGCATGAAACAATACGGTTACAAATTATAGGTGTGCAAATTAGCGTCAATATATACCAGGCTTTAGTCACGCAGTGTCATAAAATTCAGTTAatgaatagtattttttttaaatctaatcaCGCGTGGACAAaggtaataaaatgataaacgTCAATTTTACAACTAAGAAAACAAGGCCGCAGATTAAAATTATTCGCACTGAactatttgtttattaagttaCGCCGATAAAATAGTCCCCGAAGGAACACGGATTATTCTCCGCattattgctaaataaaaacttttattaaaaacaaacggATCCCTAGAGACATAACAGTGCGTCCCCTATGTGTTGACATAGAGATTTGATTACTAGGGTTGTCTGCATGTCtcgaactgatttttatttgaatgagaCGATAATTGTGGTGTTATTTTTCTACTTACGTActtttggtaaaatttattcattatctTTATGTACCGCTACAAGTTAAAAACAGAtaagataatattgttttaaacacaACGTGACAAAAACGTGTGATAAAATATACAGTGGACTACTGAATGTTTTATCTATTCAAAACTACACTACTTTACAGTAAAGTGAAGCTACACCTGAGTCAAgtgtattttcttataaatgtaatgtatgtaaatattactgCCGCGATACGTTCATACTTCAAGAGGTGGCTGTTTGCTGTAGCGGAAAGcggttaatttaaattgtaatagatAGTGGAACTTTTACATTTGCCGCTTTTGAATATGTGATTGTAGAATACACGAAAGATTTGGGGAAGTTTATTCTAGTCTAGGGAGTCTCCAAAAAGGCTAAGTCGTCTTTATATCAACGATATTCCACTACGATCCCGAATCTAGAACATTATGGTTCACAACTAAAGTATGCTGCCGTTTTTCAAGTGAGGggatacatattttttcatcattttaACACATTAGCTACAgcaaatattcatatattttttattttttttttatcaatatctatttattaaagaattttagTAAATCtgtaattgaatatgcaatttcgaaaagggaaATCTCAAGGgcaaatacaaacaaaacttttgtaattttttttgcttattgaacccaaaatgtaaaaataaaaaaaatacattactttagaaaataataagtatttttaattcctGTTTTTTTACGTTTTCAGACTTTTGCCCTCTTTGAAATTGCATGATCAATTATTGTAGTAAGTAGATATTTGTAATACTTACAAATTTTAAGCACGTGGGAGCCCTATTCGGGCGCGTCAGTGACGTCCCCCGGAGGTATCCCTTGCTAAATTCGTTTGTTTTTCTATACCTCGCGCCACAGCGTAGATCCTCTAATCCTAGTTGATCGAGTTAATAAAGTTTGTCGTTAATCATTATCGTAAGCTGTGAATACTGAATTAGACTTAGATTGCTGCAAGGGTGAAtggataatttgattttattagtttttatagatTAAGTTTTTGGATAAATGATGGTTGATTACTGCACTCTTGCATATAAGTAGATAGTTTTAATTTGccttaaaaatagatatttataagttattaagtattatttattaaatgatgaGCAACTTCCCAAAAGTGCCCACGATGGAAAAATAGTTGATGTAGGTTTTTAAACTTTAAGAGAAGAAAGGATCTGGAATCGGCTCAGGATCTGGAATGGCTATGTTGTTGCTGTGCACAAATGTAATTAGTGAATAGAGTATCTAGTAGATGCCTAAATTCGTAAAGAAAGTCCAAAAGGAaagcaaacataaataaaacgttaCTAATTAAAGACACTGAccattatagtaatatttttatatggaaatacTTCTAATAAGACGTAGTTTCAGGAAACTGACCAAGAAGcaggtaaaacaaaaaatttaaagtcaGAAAAATTGccgaagttttaaaaatatttttgaaattattttacacagAAGTGATGCAGCTAAGTGGATAATGAGCGGGTCGGTTCCCGGGCGGGGCAACCACGCCTACAAACTGCaacatgtttgttttgtttcactGTAATCGACTCATGGCTACAATAAAtgtgaattattgttattgatacAAGAAACATAATCAAATTTAAAGTGTTAATTGTAAACTGATTTAATAGCGagttaatagatttttaattcaTCTTTTTGTCTAAGTTAATATACCACAAGGTTGCGGTTGTgcgattatatatttaaaaaaattataatgatttcgaTCATAGccagtaagtatttataatgatactaagtataaagtatttaaaagtaagtaataattcCAAATTATTATTGGGGCTAaatgttacacttaattattttatagatttcaaaACCTCAAAAgcaacccttataggatcactttttgtccgtctgtctgtttATCAAGATCTTTTTTCTCACGAATACTCACAGCTATCGAGTTGAAATTTATGTAGAAATCAGGACTACGGTCTATTTCAGCTGTAAAAAACACATGTAAGtaaacgcgatcaaaagatatgatcGTTTATGTCccatatattgttattatatatgcTTATTTTccgatttcacaagggaatcaaaacctaatgTGTGCTCTCCATTGATCCAGAAACATACAATTAGAATGttttacagcacatgtaaaggaaacAATTCTGAAAAACGACCCTAAATATGTTTAGTAATAAAAGAAGTGGATTtacaattacatacatattattttcggCTACAATAACCATGTATAGGGATCTAAGAACAAAGTTAAGTTTGTGTTGTTtgaacttacataatatataattacataccttacctacaagtttgtactgAACCTTCGGAGTGCGAGTCCAAGTTGCACTTGTCCGGGTTGTTTCATTTCTAGACTAAAGATTGTTTTTAgattaaactaaatttattcGTAAGAcctatctataaaataaattaatatataataataactagaaCCAGAAGTTTATGgcttatgaataaaaagtacCTATCCACATTTTGTTGGTaggtatctaaataaaaatcaaaataaggtACAActgtatagatttattatttcacttGGTGTGAAGTATACTATTCTATCAATAGCGTCAGTTCAACAGTCACGGCCTTTCTAAGCGCAAAGAGATAGCATCATACTCTCTCCTTTACTACGTTAGCCGAGCCCTGTGCCCGGCGCCACAAAATTGTTATTCGAATCATAAAATATCAACACCGTATCACACAAGCCAATCGCGAGTATTAGACACGATGTTCCAACAAGCAGTACTAACAAtagttaatgaaattttatacataaaaaaataaaacatattctcatCTCAAAGCGTATCGAACattcgaaattaaaaacacatctaatagtattataagcgtgaattattaatttgtgcGGCATTGTGCAGACATCGGCTTGTATTGTGACCGAATAAAAGAGCGATTGTATCGTAATTGTTAACTGTATGGCTGTAACAGACGGCTAATGAGTTGTCATCCTCGTTCAAAAACCCGGTTTAGTAAGTAGGCAATTGAATGTAGGAAAGATTACAATCCATGTTCCATCGATAAGCTTCATTTGTTTCATACAGAAAAACAACTTGactattttatagaaataaattctttgtaacatggcataaacaattattgtgtTGGCCGATAAAGCAGTCTACTCAGACCTCAATGGATAGGAAGAACTCAATTTCCACGATGAATAAGGCATAAAATTGAACGCTTCCAAAACAATTCATTAACCGTGACAATCGACTATCAATCATACGAAAGCTCGCAAAACAATAATCACATTATCATTCTCTCATAATAACAAATGTAGACCCGGAATGCATAAAGAACCCgctttgtaagttttttttcaataattttgaaaaataccgTCGTAAATGCGTCCCGCTCGAAATCAAACAATATAAAGCCGAGAGAGaacgtattatttattgaaaaataagaaaaactgAATACGGCTCGAGCTGACATATTGTTAAGGGtccttataaaattatttgctatcACGCCATCCAGTACTTGTTACGAAGAAGCAAtctttaaaatgaaacaaaactcAGGCACCACGGCACTGGTTTGGGTACGAGAGGTCTCATGCgaccaataaaacaataactcaCCAAACCGAAACCGCGGCGGATTAATGGAGCCGGTTGATTTGTCTAAGGGTAAGTAATTGTTGTCTTCtcattttaataatcatatagAAGGGCCCACTTCAAGAACGCTATTAATTATGCTTTGAATGAATTTTTCGAATTCCCAAATGTCATCCAGCTTATTAACCGGcttcattttttgtttaagttttatttgttttggacAGAGCGTTTTGGTTTTGGCGCGGTCATTCCGACCTTTCGTTTTTTGTCTCGCATCGTGCAATCCGGACAGATGAAATATTGTTTAGAGTTAATTAGTTATCCTCCGATGAAGACTTTTTCTATGAAACTGCTCAATTGTttgtagattttatataaaatctgatGTCAATGCCCGTGATAAAGAAAATATGTTAttctgttaattttaattaagtgttGTAGATCCAATAACAAAACAGATAGAATTTTAATCGATATTGCTGAATGCTGATATTTTAAACCAAACCTTGTAATCATCTTCTGTCTTTAGATTTTATCATGTACCTAAACCTCAATATCTTATACAGTATAGATACCTACACTTATACCTACATAACGAATTGTGCATTTGtaattacaattacaactgCACTAGTAGAGACGTAGGTATATTCAACGGCTAACATGCTCTCACAAACATTggctgtaatatattattatatgaaaatatattataaagttattcatgTAATTAGGTGCACTAATTGAATCCACAATTTAAACTCTTAACACAAACAATTTATCACACGGTATAGTCATGTCAAGAATCATCTGCAAAAAGATGCCactaaatgaataaatttagaTTCCAATGCGCGTGATCGATCGTCCCGTAGATCGAATCTATAGATCATATCAACTTCAAAAATGGAATGCGTGAGtaagacaaaatataattaataatagtcCTTCTAACTTGGAGTCGTCTGGTGCAGACATGTTGGCGTCGTCGCAATAAACAAAGGGCAAAAAGTCTcctccatttttaatttttttatttgtgcatGTAAAACATTCGTAGATGTGAACGATTAATCATTCTTTGGATGCATTGTTGCATCTGTCGTGTCGGCTTGTAGTACTGGAGAGAGGCTATTGTTAATGCTCTGCTTTTTGGTGTAGGCAAAAAAACCTCAATTGCGCCACCTGTGCATCAATATAACGGACTGATTCCTTTGAACtggactaaatataaaatagattaacTTGTGTTAAATTAATAGTCTGTCAATGTCTgcaaaaaacgaatatttttttttgaaatcgaATAACCCTGAAGATCGTCTGTATCTTTTATTTACCTCCCTACATTATGTAACACAggataatattaatgataaagAACATTTTGATATATATGGAGCTGTTTTATGTATGCCAGATAGCTTCACCTTGGTGAGTATACCTATATTTGTAGTcggaaatatgtaaataattttaaggatATCTATGTATTGGGTAGTACCTAATTTAttggcataatatttttaattttattttagcataATGCCTAAAGCATAATATGCATGTAGCTTGAATATTACCTGCGGGCTAAGAACGATCAATGGGTTCGAGGCAGTTATGACGGATAACGTGTCCTGTCGTGGAACAATCTGTCACGGTCGGCCGCGgctgcggcgcgggcgcagccgAGGCGCCGTTCTCTGTTGCTCGTGGGAAAATCATTATAAGTACTCATAAATATCCGAATTTACACCCGTTTGAAATAACGTTATTGAATTTTTCACGagtaaaatagaaatttattcttttttgtaaaatgttccTCAAAGACATAAAACTCACATCCTAGAATCGGGTACCTAGAGAGGTACTGCGAGTATTCTATATTTAAGTATAGGTTTTCAGACCCATGTCTCTCAGAATATTTTTGTCAACTCAAAAGGATACCTAATTAAATGAGTATTagataaattaactttttttgttaattataaagcccttatttaaaacttttactaACGTAACTAAAATACTTGTCGATAAAGATATTGaagaaattaatattcttaaataGCGAtggacataatatatttttttcgtatcaATGACTTTACTTTAATTTGATGCAAGAAAGAATGTGACAATAGATTGGTTAGCTGAAACAATTGTTATTAACGCATGGAAGTTTGTCCAAATTTAACATTAGTTAAATTATACATAGATAAACAGTTAATGAATTATGATAGTGTTTCTAGGAAGACGACTCATCTTTCTATTCCGGGCCACTAAACTACAATAAGGCCAGTTAATATGAGAAAAAAGAAACCAAACGAATGtgcgacgtgttttttttatccCACAACACCCGATGTAACTTTTTATGTGGACCAtttcgaaaattaaattataggttataattttaatatgatagGTGTGTAATATATTTGGAATGTTAGATTTTATCTTCTATAAGtatctctttattttaatatgtaatatactgctgtacattaattttattaaattttttattcgtcCCTTATATACATTTGAATTAATAGACaactttcatattataatatttatttttagttttttttaatagttttcatataatatgtattttgaatCGCTGGtatcattttattaagattgaattaacttatttgttaattaaaatcagtacatagcaatttcaattattatttatctctatcaatctataatatattaattaaccaGCTCTGCCAGCGACTCTGTTCGCGTtgcttttcatttttcttctcccggaatatatttctaaaattaaaattaatcacatattaaatatattcgttaAAAATTCGCTTAATGCATTAACCAAAAGTATCAAATCCCGTCCATGtctttataaatacaatcatgcagtttataaaaataaaaaacattattcctagcgaaaaacgaaatccatcgattttaatagaataaataagaTATACCAAATATCATTACACTGTCTAATAATGTCGGTAACAAGAATCAATTCCTGAGAAGCAATGACATGCAGTAAACTAAAGGAAAGGGTTCTAAggtatatatttctaaattccTCAAGAACATTAttggcaaaaataaatattcctttttttataattaagggTCGCTTAAGACCTGCAACACTTCAGCTAGGTCTATTCTATCGTATTCAGATATAACTAGAAAATGATTTTAACACTGTTTTACACTGCCTCGAACACCTTGCCCAATCTAAATCAATCCAAAAAATGGCTATCCGCTCTTAGAACAATGAGTGACGCGGCAACAAATTAAGTCTCTACGGTTTTAATATGTGTACCGGTATAGATTATGCAAATAAGATCTTCGGTGTTTTTTACCGCAACGAAAAACACGAAGCTCATTAAAAAACTCATAGACAAGCTATAAAGATAGAATCTACAAAGAAATCGGCATAGATTGTGGTTTAAGGCCCACTGCAATCAAAGATAAGTTTAACGGCATTGTTTTTTGGCACGGGAAGAAAAAAAAGCGGCGAGGACAAAAGACGACCGTCACAAAGATCTTACTCACAGATAAAGGGACGATAAATAACACATAGTTTTTGGTCATTCTTTTAGTTTCTCAAGTAAAAACCATGGATTCTGCTTACTTGGAATCATTTATCATTTGTAACGAAAAACTTTAcgtttaaacattttacaatgatGAATTGCGCTAAATTAGATAAAAGTaatgagataaaaatataaaattaagttggAATTAACCATCATGAgataggataaaaaatatttaacccgCGGTAGTTTGTAACCCTATTGGGAGGGTCCGTGGCGAAACTTTATTAAATCTTCTTTAGGATTCATTATGGTGCTGTTTCTAAATTAAGTTTCGCACCCCACAGTACACTTTTCACTTTATGAGTTGTTTTCCCAAACTTTGTAGGTACActgatttaattttacacataatgaaatttattaaaggaTTTATTGATATACTTTTGTATGTTGCCACACCCCGAAGTTGTTTTGATTTCTTTAGTGTAGtcaccatatttttttgttgatagtTTTGATAATAAAGTTGTAAGTGTAAGCAAAAGAAACAACGTTATACTTTGTTCACCTTTAGAATAATTGAGATACctacttacaataaaattgtgtaacaaaaaAATCCTAAGGGTAAAATACTTCTAAACGCAGAAATAAGGTCCATTCCAATGGGTTTAGACTAGATTGTCTGTCTATCCTGTTATGATTTGTTTGCAAAGTGTTAATTAGTCCAGCCAGGTACCGGAATGCGGACGGTTTCAGTGTACTCAACTATATTATGCGATTTACTATCACGCGTGACAATGTTACGTTCACATATTACTATAGCAGCTCTGAGGACGCTCAATTCATAGCACAAGTTTGTCAATGTGCGACTGGGTGAGGCGTAAATCGCGACCTACTATTAATGTGTGAAATATATCCAAAATCAAAAGCCACAACTTCGACCACTTTCCGTTTGTGCTCGATAAGTTTTAATACACCCCTATTGCACATTGtagtaatttcaaaaaatattttaacaatatgaGATGTAGTCAGTTGTTCTGTAAGAATTTCACTCTCCTTTATATAAAGCGGCAATTTAAGCAAGTATCCCGGAGAAAtgccttaaggttatagcttaaggtccatttttcatacattttgtttcacctttaatctgggtaactaaacaagtattggcaagtaaagaatttaaattcacgtctagttagtgattagttctcgcagttgaaagaaaaacgtaaaaataattaatatgcatggatatttcggc
The sequence above is drawn from the Manduca sexta isolate Smith_Timp_Sample1 chromosome 28, JHU_Msex_v1.0, whole genome shotgun sequence genome and encodes:
- the LOC115449204 gene encoding glycerophosphodiester phosphodiesterase GDPD6 isoform X1, whose product is MNKFYQKIMNNRLLALWILLGVVCAGGISAVLAFTLTRNGSTNIDYDADFCKPLVIAHRGASGYIPEHTLGAYALAITMGSDYIEPDVVMTRDGQIIARHDNELGLTTDVADHPEFASRYRTQTVDGQTVSGWFTEDFTLAEIKTLRAIERIPNIRAGNARMNGAFEVPTMQEIIDLAKGMEVSYKRRIGIYPEIKHPSHFQRLGLAMEQPLVDILHRNGYRGPEAPIYIQSFEVSNLKELSNITGIRLIQLFGSSKTSQPVDQALLGTGLTYGDMATAQGLREIATYAYAAGPDKGYIIPRDPNNKLTTPTSFVEDAHAAGLKIHPYTFRAENIFLPAEFQSSNSPSEFGDAAGEMKAFIDAGIDGLFSDHPDISVRIKGTC
- the LOC115449204 gene encoding glycerophosphodiester phosphodiesterase GDPD6 isoform X2 codes for the protein MNNRLLALWILLGVVCAGGISAVLAFTLTRNGSTNIDYDADFCKPLVIAHRGASGYIPEHTLGAYALAITMGSDYIEPDVVMTRDGQIIARHDNELGLTTDVADHPEFASRYRTQTVDGQTVSGWFTEDFTLAEIKTLRAIERIPNIRAGNARMNGAFEVPTMQEIIDLAKGMEVSYKRRIGIYPEIKHPSHFQRLGLAMEQPLVDILHRNGYRGPEAPIYIQSFEVSNLKELSNITGIRLIQLFGSSKTSQPVDQALLGTGLTYGDMATAQGLREIATYAYAAGPDKGYIIPRDPNNKLTTPTSFVEDAHAAGLKIHPYTFRAENIFLPAEFQSSNSPSEFGDAAGEMKAFIDAGIDGLFSDHPDISVRIKGTC